The genomic stretch AAGGGAAAATATCATCTCGCCAAATCTTATCGATGTTATAACGTCCATAATGCTGAAAATAGATCTCCTTGCTTCCTGTAAGAAAATAACTAGCACTAATAGTGTCAAAGGTACTTTCTTTGCGTTACTGAGAACTAAAGTGACAAAAAAGAGATGAAATGATGTAAAGATTGAACGTCCTGAGCCCTCACACAGGTACTTGAATATTGCTTTAGCAAGTACATTACAGAACCTCAAATTTATGATGAAACCATTTTCAATCTTATATGATAACTAACAATAGCAGTCAAAACAATCTATTCAAACATTTGAAGCAGAAATGATAAATAGCCTCCTGGGGTCTGAAAATAACAACAGCAATGATACCCCATCATCACTACTGACAATATCAACCATATCACTTGGAAGCTGCCTATGCTGAAATAGAgcttagattttttgtttttcctttctttttctaaaagaGGAACAACCCTAGTAGACAGGTAGTATACCAGATCCATCTCCAAGATAAGTCCAAAGATGTCTCAAACTTACATATGCCTCATATTCTCAAACTAACAATTAGAGGAGCCCCAAAAAAGATTACCTTTGCATCGAACTTGAAAAAATTCCTCATCACTATATCGAGCACAAAGCACCTGTATCGATGCCCCAAAGAGCAAGTTATCATAGACTTCATAGTTATCATCCCAGTAACTTACATGTAAACTTATTTAtttgagtgagagagagagagagagggagagagagagagagagagaatcgcAGACTACATAGTCAATCAATTTCCGCATACCGCTCGATTGTCAAATGGCTTCCCATCAAGTGATTCAGGCACAACCtataagagagagaaataaaaacaatctGTAATTCTAAAGGAGAGCAGATCTCAAAAAGTAATTTGATCTCACAAACACAATGGTAAGTAGCAATCTCATTAACTCACAGCTAGGAACCGAAATTCAAGCTCCCTCTTGACAAAAGCCGGAATCTGAACataacaaaagtaaaattttgagtTAGACTTTGATAACAATTTTGACTCCTTTCACTTTCATTTTCACGATTCACTAATCAAATCAAACATAGCAAAGGAACTGAAATCATACACCTTACACCATATTTACCTCTGATTTTTGAATCTCGAAGACTGTGACCACCAGAGTTTCACCTTCACAGGGCTCTACACTCAAGCTAGAAATCTCCTGAAAAATTAGCAATCAACAATCACTAAGatcattatattttcattcaaatttcattaattattcaaaatttcaagaaaaaaagggaaaaaaattatttgttttttcgttTTCTCCAAGAAACTAAAAAGCGCGAAAAATTTGttttaacttcaaaatttgtcattttcccAAGTTTTCCCGGGAACCAAACAGATTGTACAAGTACAACAAAAATATCGATGACAATGAGAGGCTTAAGACTGATTATATAGAAGGAACCTTGGTTTCTGGCTTGGCTATACCACGCTCGAAGAAAATCGGAGCCGCGTGAGCGAACACGCGCCGAAAGCCGTTCAATCTCGTAACTCTAAAGTCGATCAGGTCTGGAAATGTACTCCTCGCGCTCCTTTCTGGTCCTCAGAGAAAGATTGACCGGACCATCGGatttcaaaaaacacaaaaacaatgacGATGATGAATGGGGACTTTGATCGTACGTACCGGAGAGGAGGGAACCGAAGCCACAGATGGAGATGAGACCGTCGGGGGAGACAATGGTTTCGAAATCGGACTCGTCGCAGAGTTCAATCGTCGGTACGACGAGGTGGTGGTCGGATGACATGTTGATCGGAAATAGTAGCGGAAGATTTCGCCGGCGAACGGCTAGGAGAGAGAGGGTTGTGCGGTGGAGCCACGCGCGGGGCGCCAATGGGGGAGGAATGGGAGGGAATGACAAAAAAAGAGAAGCGGACATGAGATTTGATGAGCGGAGCTGTACGTGAAGATTGACTGAGCGGAGATTTGCAGAGATTTTGAGTGGTGTAATTGGCATTTCGCATAATTCTTATGGGTGTTTTAGTCAACTTCGAAGAACGGAGAAACGACGTCGTACTATTGTTGAAACTCCACTTCTATAGATCAAGGATTTGTAGCATTCCTCCTTCCTTagtaatgtgatatatatatcaaacaagTAGAAGTGATTATTCATTATTGTNNNNNNNNNNNNNNNNNNNNNNNNNNNNNNNNNNNNNNNNNNNNNNNNNNNNNNNNNNNNNNNNNNNNNNNNNNNNNNNNNNNNNNNNNNNNNNNNNNNNGGTCAACCCATCAGACACAAAATAgccgggtcttaatcgggtagacctgattacgacccgaacccgataagcccaaacccaatacttattttttcgtgtcgtgttcgtgtcgggttcatgggtcgtgtcaaaattgccggccctactacaagtctacaatgtgaaaataaaacaaaataaaagattcaaagaaaacaaGCTACACCTACAACCAACTGTTGCCTATTGGAGCTTCCAcctaaaagaattatatatacatcCACCTCTGTTCGGTTGCAGAGAAACTTGAagaaagtgaagaaaataaaaatgttaagcaCTAAGTTTAtccattttgctttcatggttaCCTGTAGGCTGTAGCTAGAAATTTGATTGAGATCTGCAGCAGGCTTGTTTGGCTGTCGATTCGTTCGATATTGAGGCCTAACGGAGCACCGAAGCGGTGAGAAATTGAGAAAGGGAACGgtttttttattagtgggacTGGTTTATTTGCCGTCAACAGATTGGGTTGAATGGGGATGGGGGTGCGCCGTGCGGGAGAAGGGATGGGGTGCCGGGGGGTGGGAGATTGGGTAATGCTGTAATGGGTAgggtaggtaaaattgtaaaaagattttttttttacctaaaaaaaaaaaaaaaatttaaaaatcccaTGGCACCCCCAAGGTACCATGTGGCTTCGCCACTGCATACGCTATTACACCTTGTATATTAGGGTTGCGTGATCCTTGTAACATTTGTGACCTTAAACGTGTCGATTAATTAAGGTTCACTCAACATGGTAAATATAATGATGGATTCCCACTTTAACGCAAGCATCGTTTAATTgctgcactttttttttttttttgtttttttgttctaagCAAATGAGGAAAGGGTTATAAGAGAGGGTCAAACCCACTCCTAATCAGAATGGAAGATAGAATGGATGACTAGtcgggaatgcttccaaaacaAGGTTGGAAGCGGCCCATCGAGCTAAACAGTGTGCACAAAAGTTGGTACGTCTAGAGACTTTACAAGCCTTCCAGCTATACCAAGATAGCAAGTGAACCTGAATATCAGAAATAATGGAAGCAAAGTTTCGGTCTAAGAAAAGTTCAGGTTGTTGAATAGCAAGAATAATATTGATGGCATCTCCTTCCAAGGTTAAATAATAAATTCCAAGAGAAGAAGCGACTTGAGAGGCTAACAGTGCTGCTTGAGCTTCCCCAATGATTGCATCAGTAGTAGAAAGACGTTTGGTGGTAGCATGGATAATTTTACAATTAGAATCGCTAAGAACCATAGCTGCAACTAAGAAGTCATTCTTAACTGCGACATCAAAATTAGCCTTAAAATTGCCCGGGAAAGGAGGAACCCAAGCAGAGGAAGGTGCTGAATCTGACCAAGCCTTTTTGTGAACCTGAACTGAATTGGCTATGATCTGAAGAGATTGGATAGGGTTGAGCTGTAAGTTGTCATGAACAAGCTTGTTCCTTACAAACCAGATATGATCCATAGTGATGGCGGCTTGAAGCTGGAAAAGCCTAGTGTCCACCTTAGGAATTGGCAGAAAAGAGGAGGGCTTTAGGATTACCCATGATCCAGtctgcaaaagaagaaaagcggAATACCTCAGAGTTGAAAGGCCAAGGAGAATTTCTCCAACGAATCTTGGCAAAACCGCATTCAAGAAAAAGATGGGAAGAAGATTCCTGAGCTGTCTTGC from Corylus avellana chromosome ca1, CavTom2PMs-1.0 encodes the following:
- the LOC132164716 gene encoding uncharacterized protein LOC132164716; translated protein: MSASLFLSFPPIPPPLAPRAWLHRTTLSLLAVRRRNLPLLFPINMSSDHHLVVPTIELCDESDFETIVSPDGLISICGFGSLLSERSARSTFPDLIDFRVTRLNGFRRVFAHAAPIFFERGIAKPETKEISSLSVEPCEGETLVVTVFEIQKSEIPAFVKRELEFRFLAVVPESLDGKPFDNRAVLCARYSDEEFFQVRCKGSKEIYFQHYGRYNIDKIWRDDIFPCRVYLRHCVLAAKNLSDVAYNNFLDHTFLADRKTTIREYLATTGSGIMEEEPPESLKTRYGG